One Mya arenaria isolate MELC-2E11 chromosome 5, ASM2691426v1 genomic window carries:
- the LOC128233613 gene encoding uncharacterized protein LOC128233613, whose product MATNRQDNVQCLETSMENKENKCHPMKGPIFCEPCQYDESFEEVTGFCVTCSEYLCQTCCRDHKRNKVTRIHSLLKNAEIPADITPFTTIKQLSTCKIHPDNDIAYECEDHEALVCVFCLTENHRKCENVHDLGDVISADSDVNLMAALQERIHVLKAQKEEQRKTSEMEQEAIKNNIQSLDVKWKDHITSLRKDLETQLSKLSLSGTTQWKESIDDCHEIETEITRNKMLIETLMKHGTKRQITVVLRQTKHARADLKEKLQSLECKRQRNIALINVKQFDMLTAIAELSLEEKDKDNIDILEHTSDEMHDNEECENKLPEKIDKSIQTTSPVSTSDAKQVPSKPLSERDSGQIITLVNVKTATDRNICSIFGVNLPHYGILLADFGNSKLKLFSDKFDLISEQSLPGKPIDMTFDGEYAYVCYSDLKKVTKHSINKTSIGGLMEFSTRLRPISLTVFDTRLIILFATNENFDSTEVDDVHLEIRKGSSIDATISYDSDDECYNYVEDAKQVSVFDESSVVFSENTRVTCYTIDAQDGELLDRKWYYKSHNNKVLKKAKGVAKDSEGNIYVCGEDSNNVHQTSSTNYRRNRVVISNIDKPICVAVDEANDRLIIGCRSHNYLHVYSFK is encoded by the coding sequence ATGGCCACGAACCGTCAAGACAATGTTCAATGCCTGGAGACGTCAAtggaaaataaagaaaataaatgtcatcCGATGAAAGGACCAATATTCTGTGAACCCTGCCAGTATGATGAATCATTTGAAGAAGTAACGGGATTTTGTGTGACATGTTCCGAGTATTTGTGTCAGACCTGTTGTCGCGATCACAAAAGAAACAAAGTAACAAGAATACACTCGCTATTAAAGAATGCTGAAATTCCTGCGGACATAACGCCGTTCACGACCATAAAGCAACTATCGACCTGCAAAATTCATCCTGATAATGACATCGCATACGAATGCGAAGACCATGAAGCCTTGGTTTGCGTATTCTGTCTCACGGAAAACCATCGAAAATGCGAAAATGTCCATGATTTAGGAGATGTTATTTCTGCGGATTCAGATGTTAACCTTATGGCTGCACTTCAAGAAAGAATACATGTGTTAAAAGCACAAAAAGAAGAGCAAAGGAAGACAAGCGAAATGGAGCAAGAAgcgataaaaaacaacattcaaagCCTGGATGTCAAATGGAAGGATCATATAACTAGCTTGAGAAAAGACCTTGAGACACAATTAAGCAAACTTTCGCTCTCAGGGACAACGCAGTGGAAAGAATCGATTGATGACTGTCATGAAATCGAGACTGAAATaacaagaaacaaaatgttgatagAAACACTTATGAAACACGGAACTAAACGACAAATAACTGTTGTTCTGCGACAAACCAAACATGCACGCGCTGATCTTAAAGAGAAACTGCAATCACTGGAATGTAAGCGTCAGCGAAATATCGCGCTCATTAACGTGAAACAATTTGATATGTTAACAGCTATAGCAGAGCTATCTTTAGAAGAGAAGGACAAAGATAATATTGATATCTTGGAACACACAAGCGATGAAATGCATGACAATGAAGAATGTGAAAACAAACTTCCGGAGAAGATTGATAAATCGATACAGACTACTTCTCCTGTCTCGACATCTGATGCAAAACAAGTGCCATCAAAACCGTTATCAGAGAGAGATAGCGGACAAATTATAACGCTTGTAAATGTCAAAACAGCCACAGACAGGAATATTTGCAGTATTTTTGGAGTTAACTTGCCTCACTATGGAATTCTGTTAGCTGATTTTGGCAACAGTAAACTCAAACTTTTCAGCGATAAATTCGATTTAATTTCCGAACAATCGCTACCAGGAAAGCCGATTGATATGACTTTTGATGGAGAGTATGCTTATGTTTGCTATTCAGACCTGAAGAAAGTCACCAAACATAGCATAAACAAAACCTCGATAGGGGGTTTAATGGAATTTTCAACCAGACTACGACCGATAAGTCTGACTGTGTTTGACACCCGACTGATAATTTTGTTTGCGACCAATGAGAATTTTGACAGTACGGAAGTTGATGATGTACATTTAGAAATCCGAAAAGGAAGTTCCATAGATGCCACAATCTCCTACGATTCCGACGACGAATGTTATAACTATGTAGAAGACGCAAAGCAAGTCTCTGTTTTCGATGAGTCATCAGTAGTTTTTTCGGAAAACACACGAGTTACATGCTATACAATCGATGCACAAGATGGTGAACTCCTAGATCGAAAATGGTATTACAAATCGCATAATAATAAGGTTCTCAAAAAAGCAAAAGGGGTCGCGAAAGACAGTGAAGGGAATATTTATGTTTGCGGTGAAGATTCCAACAACGTTCATCAGACATCATCTACAAATTACAGACGTAACCGTGTGGTTATCTCGAACATCGATAAACCCATTTGTGTCGCCGTGGATGAGGCAAACGATAGACTTATAATCGGATGTCGCAGTCATAACTATCTACATGTATACTCTTTCAAATAG